In the Oryza glaberrima chromosome 6, OglaRS2, whole genome shotgun sequence genome, one interval contains:
- the LOC127777722 gene encoding uncharacterized protein LOC127777722 translates to MEFRFRAGDRRHRPPSAASGPFSDTRRGYFVGAAQAMRGAVGHFRGGLRPPPPTPFGWEEAARLERIISEEVGRRLIEKEVERRLIEEDVRREVAFAHGLHVLPHDPFPRPPPPPPEMPVGMHPHPHEPPPRFQELGAWEGFRPRRQHAGVAAPLRFGQRMLLGGAERRWSPPPPPRPKPKHKLVLREIEPGESSEVPSETKHSESKPLETKPLQTKVSGVKRKVDAIPATTRPGKLQKPAQDWSCALCQVSATSEGALNEHLEGKRHKAKLAHCGASNAIKDGKSSLKEKTANKDDAGPSDAPKKICIQVDGAMHEVVQKSNYLWCDRCKVRCDNNVTMADHLRGKKHSGLNKVWTSINAVRMNKKKEQSAATWEETVNENERTEIPVEAKDDSAGLSTEEDETCHYEIPVKNSKNEGTYLATEVDQSDSEIETPVEIMREGLNMATDATDENVRMEDPLEIKKENPDETNLAPKEEQH, encoded by the exons aTGGAGTTCCGGTTCCGCGCCGGCGACCGCAGGCATCGAcctccctccgccgcgtccGGGCCCTTCTCCGACACCCGCCGCGGCTACTTCGTCGGGGCGGCGCAAGCCATGCGAG GCGCAGTGGGGCACTTCCGCGGcgggctccggccgccgccgccgacgccgttcGGGTGGGAGGAGGCCGCGCGGCTGGAGCGGATCATCAGCGAGGAGGTGGGGCGGCGGCTCATCGAGAAggaggtggagcggcggctCATCGAGGAGGACGTGCGCCGCGAGGTCGCCTTCGCCCACGGCCTCCACGTGCTCCCGCACGATCCCTtcccgcgaccgccgccgccgccgccggagatgccGGTGGGCATGCACCCGCACCCGCacgagccgccgccacgcttCCAGGAGTTGGGGGCATGGGAGGGATTTCGACCTCGCCGGCAGCACGCCGGAGTCGCTGCTCCGCTTAGGTTCGGGCAGAGGATGCTCCTTGGTGGCGCGGAGAggaggtggtcgccgccgccgccgccgcggccgaagCCGAAGCACAAGCTCGTGCTGCGGGAGATCGAACCTGGGGAAAGCTCCGAG GTTCCTTCAGAAACAAAACATTCAGAATCAAAACCTTTGGAAACAAAACCTTTACAAACAAAGGTTTCAGGAGTGAAGAGGAAAGTAGATGCAATTCCTGCAACCACTCGACCAGGGAAATTACAGAAACCAGCCCAGGACTGGAGCTGTGCACTATGTCAAGTGAGTGCAACTAGTGAGGGAGCTCTAAATGAACATCTTGAAGGGAAAAGGCATAAGGCAAAGCTGGCTCATTGTGGAGCCAGCAATGCGATTAAGGATGGCAAAAGCAGCCTGAAAGAAAAAACTGCAAATAAGGATGATGCAGGCCCTAGTGATGCACCTAAGAAAATATGCATCCAGGTAGATGGAGCAATGCATGAAGTTGTTCAAAAAAGCAATTACCTGTGGTGCGATCGCTGCAAAGTCAGGTGTGACAACAACGTGACCATGGCTGACCATCTGCGGGGCAAGAAGCACAGTGGTTTAAACAAGGTTTGGACATCAATAAATGCTGTCAGAATGAACAAGAAAAAGGAACAGTCGGCTGCTACATGGGAAGAAACGGTGAATGAAAATGAACGTACTGAAATACCAGTGGAAGCTAAGGATGACAGCGCAGGCTTGTCCACCGAAGAAGACGAAACATGCCATTATGAAATTCCAGTGAAAAATAGTAAGAATGAAGGCACATACTTGGCCACTGAAGTAGATCAAAGTGACTCTGAAATTGAAACTCCGGTAGAAATTATGAGAGAAGGCTTGAACATGGCCACCGATGCCACCGATGAAAATGTCCGTATGGAAGATCCACTGGAAATCAAGAAGGAAAACCCCGATGAGACAAATCTTGCGCCAAAGGAGGAGCAACACTAA
- the LOC127777723 gene encoding probable protein phosphatase 2C 58 — MGVYLSTPKTEKLSEDGENDKLKFGLSSMQGWRATMEDAHSALLDIDNDTSFFGVFDGHGGRVVAKFCAKYLHREVLRSEAYSAGDLGNAAHKAFFRMDEMMRGQRGWRELQALGDKINQISGMIEGLIWSPRGSDSNDQHDDWAFEEGPHSDFAGPTCGSTACVAIVRNNQLVVANAGDSRCVISRNGQAYNLSRDHKPELEAERERILKAGGYIQMGRVNGTINLSRAIGDIEFKQNKFLSPDKQMLTANPDINTVELCDDDDFLVLACDGIWDCMSSQQLVDFIHEHINTESSLSAVCERVLDRCLAPSTLGGEGCDNMTMILVQFKKPISQNKNVSPAEQSAADKQPTGDTHWSEIHVTEESSS, encoded by the exons ATGGGAGTTTACCTTAGTACCCCCAAAACCGAGAAGCTATCTGAAGATGGCGAAAATGATAAGCTTAAATTTGGACTCTCATCTATGCAAGGATGGCGTGCAACTATGGAGGATGCT CATTCAGCTTTGCTAGATATCGATAATGACACATCATTCTTTGGTGTTTTCGATGGACATGGAG GAAGAGTGGTTGCTAAATTCTGTGCAAAATATCTGCACAGAGAAGTTCTCAGAAGTGAGGCCTATTCAGCAGGTGACCTGGGCAATGCAGCCCATAAAGCTTTCTTTAG AATGGATGAGATGATGCGAGGTCAAAGAGGCTGGCGAGAACTACAAGCACTTGGAGATAAGATAAACCAGATTAGTGGCATGATAGAAGGCTTGATCTGGTCTCCAAGAGGCAGTGATTCAAATGATCAACACGATGATTGGGCTTTTGAAGAG GGACCACACTCTGACTTTGCTGGGCCAACCTGTGGGAGCACAGCTTGTGTTGCAATAGTAAGAAATAACCAACTTGTTGTCGCAAATGCTGGTGATTCCCGCTGTGTTATCTCAAGGAATGGTCAG GCATACAATTTATCAAGAGACCACAAACCAGAGCTTgaagcagagagagaaagaataCTGAAAGCAGGAGGGTACATACAGATGGGACGAGTAAATGGAACTATAAACTTGTCAAGGGCAATTG GTGACATTGAATTTAAACAGAACAAGTTCTTGTCTCCTGATAAGCAAATGTTAACTGCAAACCCTGACATCAACACA GTGGAGCtttgtgatgatgatgacttTCTTGTTTTAGCATGTGATGGCATCTG GGACTGCATGTCTAGCCAACAGCTGGTTGATTTCATCCACGAACACATAAACACA GAGAGCAGCCTTTCTGCGGTATGCGAAAGAGTGCTAGATAGATGCCTGGCTCCATCAACTTTGGGTGGAGAAGGATGCGACAACATGACAATGATCCTAGTGCAGTTCAAGAAGCCAATTAGTCAGAACAAGAATGTCAGTCCTGCGGAACAATCAGCTGCCGACAAACAACCAACTGGAGACACACATTGGTCTGAGATTCA TGTGACCGAGGAGAGTAGCTCGTGA
- the LOC127776566 gene encoding hydrophobic protein LTI6A-like: MSYSGGCSTCLETIFSVVLPPLGVFFRYGFCSSEFVVSSALTALFYVPGIVYSVWVVILKTPPEPPGIDGERPYYILA, from the exons ATGAGCTACTCCGGCGGCTGCTCGACCTGCCTCGAGACCATCTTCTCCGTCGTGCTCCCGCCGCTCGGCGTCTTCTTCCGCTACGGCTTCTGCAGC TCGGAGTTCGTCGTCTCGTCGGCGCTGACGGCGCTGTTCTACGTCCCCGGCATCGTCTACTCCGTTTGGGTCGTCATCCTCAAgacgccgccggagccgccgggGATCGACGGGGAGCGGCCGTACTACATCCTCGCCTGA